A genomic stretch from Sporocytophaga myxococcoides DSM 11118 includes:
- a CDS encoding SDR family NAD(P)-dependent oxidoreductase translates to MANFIEYVVSELKSKRLSKANAVALIKQYSLHSSTSIKAHIHPLLHDNTSDLTQQSYTSVFTGEESFLKDHVVNGQKVLPGAAYLEMIRAAVEKAMPAKQESILELHDVVWLQPLVVKHQKQVTIGLFASDEGISNGEVDFEIYSVEKDGEGNQQETIHCQGQARFVSMPESNKLDREQLKEQMLEGRIEASSIYSVYKKLGLAFGPSHQSLTFIYKGDRQLVAGLSLPASVNNTLNDYQLHPSLIDGALQTAIGLIADFNNLPSERTQSLPFALESIRVHSACTKDMFAWVRYSQGGKHDDKITKMDIDLCDQEGNVCVQLRGFSSRVISAESNNVEQGSESESIGTMLAVPVWDLAQIPGAPMKINQLVDISQHIVFINLDYIDEKKVEALAPQSSCHKFQVTQENISESYSEISLACFELIQNVLKDKSLDKAMVQIVIAEKKESLDGKVFMGLSGLLKSAAQENPRFTGQIILSDSKFTEEELVKQLQENKARPQDSIIKYTQGSRYVLRLKEIQGTQEDPSIGFKDHGVYLITGGLGGLGVLFTKEILRQSKNAKVILTGRSELSTEKLALLDKLPCDKGQVVYKQLDISNLDQVSQLISSVKKDYNQLNGIIHSAGMISDNFIIKKTAKEFNEVLSPKVIGTYNLDLATKDTDLDFMVLFSSGASITGNSGQSDYAVANGFMDQFAILRNELAAQNKRFGRTISFNWALWQEGGMGADQESQKWMQKRGMYPMSTEAGMCVFYQGLNLQYNQMLVAQGDLEQLRKNLIAEKTQPEQESSSIVRSVPNVIAANKDIKPLKEQTEEYLKKQFSGLLKLQSHKIDTQAPLEKYGIDSILAMNLTNQLEKTFGTLSKTLFFEYQTVRELAEYFIKSHSDVLNQLFRSDNVTIERIASVVSEQKTQVKAKVNSDRRINRQSGVNPPTNSKHSKKTEPIAIVGLSGRYPEAYNIEEYWQNLSNGKDCIIEVPKERWDWKEYYTEDRSKGGHHYSKWGGFIEGVDEFDPRFFNISPREAALIDPQERLFLQHSWMAMEDAGYTRASLQISEEQDLPGQVGVYVGVMYGEYQLFGAQASALGNRMGIGTSYASIANRVSYILNLHGPSMTVDTMCSSSLTAIHLACQDLNQGRTNLAIAGGVNVSIHPNKYLVISAGQFISSDGHCQSFGEGGDGYIPGEGVGVVVLKRLSEAIKDGNHIYGVIKGSTLNHGGKTNGYSVPNPQAQASMISRAMTDANVNARQISYIEAHGTGTKLGDPIEIAALSQAFQKQTNDTGFCLIGSAKSNIGHCESAAGIAGLTKVLLQMKHKQIVPSLHSKVLNPYIDFAKTPFIVNQKLKNWEQPVIDGKLQPRIAGLSSFGAGGSNAHLIIEEYVPTAEIVHQQMAEVLILLSARTEEQLKQKIKDLLKFIISKENSANQIDLVALAYTLQIGREAMVERVGFIVNSIEKLAEKLTACVNGVPEIDGFYHGQANHKKGPIALLSEDPDFQETIDKWVAHKKLAKLLDLWVNGLDLDWSKLYNEVKPQFISLPVYPFARERYWVDLLNNGKKSSTVNKSSVLHPLVHTNTSDLSQVSFSSAFTGEEFFIADHQMNTDDGSKQKVLSAAVYLEMIRTAVEQASPNNQQSSVLELSNLIWGQPFIANENKKVTVALFGDEKGQVSYDVFSHENDQEVVHCQGEAVYYQEQAPARIDIMNLVQNRGFSRLEPAGLYTFFSSLGLHYGAAYQGISSVYKGDKQLLAHLSLPASVEKNQKDFVLNPSIMEGVLQVSICLIADFQQQLRFPLLPFSLDALCITTACKNEMYAWVRYNEGNNPNDQIIKLDVDLCDKHGNVCVQMKGLSLQQIKISAPLKVNKEVVLPVNVSSSSERVKSKPQAIQLNGSDEINTITLKSIVEKPQEIKLIDSLQVNDNIADAFLSKPQGIQLNNSLGANNLEDSISGNSKLSPIELTLQPLAPSKRSDTEYTKDQIQEILISSLAEALYLKPSEIDVDKSFIDLGLDSIVGVEWIKFINKTLGLEISSTKIYDYATIKELALFLSKELENVQTPEQAEVLLPLVAEPQSEYVLEGVENLSPGNVSLEQLTPINEQGLVYNKEHIQHVLIASLAEALYLKPSEIDIDKSFIDMGLDSIVGVEWVKFINKKLGLDISSTRIYDYATIKELAIFLTKELKSVSVSTLSEM, encoded by the coding sequence ATGGCTAATTTTATAGAATATGTGGTTTCGGAATTAAAGAGCAAGCGATTGTCAAAGGCAAACGCCGTAGCTCTTATTAAACAATATTCTCTTCATTCATCAACTTCAATAAAGGCACATATCCATCCTTTATTGCACGATAATACTTCTGATCTGACTCAGCAAAGCTATACTTCTGTTTTTACCGGAGAAGAATCTTTCCTGAAAGATCATGTGGTAAACGGACAAAAGGTCTTGCCAGGTGCTGCTTATCTGGAAATGATAAGAGCTGCAGTTGAGAAGGCAATGCCAGCTAAGCAAGAATCTATTCTTGAATTGCACGATGTGGTTTGGTTACAACCACTTGTGGTTAAACATCAGAAGCAGGTTACTATAGGCCTGTTCGCAAGTGATGAAGGGATCAGTAACGGTGAAGTGGATTTTGAGATCTATAGTGTAGAAAAAGATGGAGAAGGAAACCAGCAAGAAACGATCCATTGTCAGGGACAAGCCAGATTTGTCAGTATGCCCGAATCTAATAAGCTTGATAGAGAGCAGTTGAAAGAGCAAATGCTGGAAGGTAGAATAGAAGCGTCCAGTATATATTCGGTCTATAAAAAATTGGGTCTTGCGTTTGGCCCTTCACATCAGTCATTAACATTCATCTATAAAGGTGACAGGCAATTGGTTGCTGGTTTAAGTTTGCCTGCTTCAGTTAATAATACTCTTAACGATTACCAGCTCCATCCAAGCTTAATAGATGGAGCCTTGCAAACGGCGATTGGCCTAATAGCAGACTTTAACAACCTTCCAAGTGAACGCACTCAATCATTGCCTTTCGCCTTGGAATCTATTCGTGTCCATTCAGCATGTACAAAAGACATGTTTGCCTGGGTTCGTTATTCACAAGGGGGTAAGCATGATGATAAAATTACCAAAATGGATATTGATCTGTGCGATCAGGAAGGAAATGTATGCGTGCAATTGCGTGGTTTTTCCTCACGAGTGATCAGCGCGGAATCCAATAACGTTGAGCAGGGAAGTGAAAGTGAGAGTATAGGAACTATGCTTGCTGTACCGGTTTGGGATTTAGCTCAGATTCCTGGAGCGCCAATGAAAATAAATCAATTGGTGGATATTTCTCAGCACATCGTTTTTATTAACCTTGATTATATTGATGAAAAGAAAGTGGAAGCTTTGGCTCCACAAAGCAGCTGTCATAAATTCCAGGTTACTCAAGAAAATATTTCAGAAAGTTATAGTGAAATATCTCTGGCTTGTTTTGAACTGATTCAGAATGTCCTTAAGGATAAATCTTTAGATAAGGCGATGGTTCAAATCGTTATTGCAGAAAAGAAAGAAAGCCTGGATGGGAAAGTTTTCATGGGTCTTTCTGGGTTACTTAAATCTGCAGCTCAGGAGAATCCCAGGTTTACCGGTCAAATAATTCTTTCTGATTCAAAATTTACAGAAGAAGAATTAGTAAAGCAACTGCAAGAAAACAAGGCAAGGCCTCAGGACAGTATAATCAAGTATACACAAGGTTCACGTTATGTTTTAAGGCTAAAGGAAATACAAGGGACTCAGGAAGATCCATCTATTGGATTTAAAGATCACGGTGTTTACCTTATCACAGGTGGGCTAGGTGGATTGGGAGTTTTATTTACAAAAGAAATACTCAGACAGTCAAAGAATGCGAAAGTAATATTAACTGGACGTTCAGAGTTAAGTACTGAAAAGCTAGCTCTATTGGATAAGTTACCTTGTGATAAAGGTCAAGTCGTATACAAACAGCTTGATATCTCCAATCTTGATCAGGTAAGTCAACTTATTTCTTCTGTCAAAAAGGATTATAATCAACTCAATGGCATTATTCATAGTGCCGGGATGATTTCTGATAATTTTATCATAAAAAAGACAGCTAAAGAATTTAATGAAGTACTCAGTCCAAAAGTGATCGGTACATACAATTTAGATCTGGCTACAAAGGATACTGATCTGGATTTTATGGTATTGTTTTCTTCAGGTGCCTCAATTACCGGTAACAGTGGTCAGTCCGATTATGCAGTTGCGAATGGATTCATGGATCAGTTTGCAATCCTTCGTAATGAGTTGGCTGCTCAGAATAAAAGATTTGGCAGGACAATCTCCTTTAATTGGGCTCTATGGCAGGAAGGTGGAATGGGAGCTGATCAGGAAAGCCAGAAATGGATGCAAAAAAGAGGAATGTATCCAATGTCTACTGAAGCAGGAATGTGTGTATTTTATCAAGGCCTTAATTTGCAGTACAATCAGATGCTTGTTGCTCAAGGTGATCTCGAACAGCTACGCAAAAATTTAATTGCAGAAAAAACACAGCCCGAGCAGGAGTCGTCTTCAATCGTGCGTTCGGTACCGAATGTGATAGCAGCTAATAAGGATATTAAACCTCTTAAAGAACAAACAGAAGAATATCTAAAAAAGCAATTTTCAGGTTTGTTAAAGTTGCAATCGCATAAAATTGATACACAAGCTCCATTAGAGAAATACGGTATCGATTCAATTCTAGCGATGAACCTGACCAACCAGTTGGAAAAAACTTTTGGTACATTATCTAAAACTCTGTTTTTCGAATACCAGACAGTTCGTGAGTTAGCTGAATACTTTATCAAATCTCATTCAGATGTATTGAACCAACTCTTTAGATCTGATAATGTAACTATCGAGAGAATTGCTAGTGTTGTATCTGAGCAAAAAACGCAGGTTAAAGCTAAAGTTAATTCAGACAGACGTATTAACAGACAAAGTGGTGTTAATCCTCCAACAAATTCAAAGCATTCAAAGAAGACAGAACCAATTGCTATTGTTGGTTTAAGTGGCCGTTATCCGGAAGCATATAATATAGAAGAATATTGGCAAAATCTAAGCAATGGTAAAGATTGTATTATTGAGGTGCCAAAAGAGCGCTGGGACTGGAAAGAATACTATACTGAAGACAGATCAAAAGGTGGACATCATTATAGTAAGTGGGGCGGTTTCATTGAAGGAGTTGATGAATTTGATCCTCGCTTTTTTAATATTTCTCCTCGTGAAGCAGCATTAATAGATCCTCAGGAGCGCTTATTCTTGCAGCATTCATGGATGGCAATGGAAGATGCTGGTTATACCCGCGCAAGTTTGCAAATTTCTGAGGAACAGGATTTGCCAGGACAAGTTGGTGTTTATGTTGGTGTAATGTATGGTGAATACCAATTGTTCGGCGCACAGGCCAGCGCATTGGGTAATCGCATGGGAATTGGCACCAGCTATGCAAGTATTGCCAATAGGGTATCATATATTCTGAATCTGCACGGCCCAAGTATGACGGTGGATACCATGTGCTCTTCTTCTTTAACAGCAATTCATCTTGCATGTCAGGATTTGAACCAGGGACGAACTAATTTAGCAATTGCAGGTGGAGTCAATGTTAGTATTCATCCAAACAAATATCTGGTGATAAGTGCCGGACAATTCATATCCAGTGATGGCCACTGCCAAAGCTTTGGTGAAGGCGGAGATGGATACATTCCTGGAGAAGGTGTAGGTGTAGTTGTATTAAAGCGTCTATCTGAAGCGATTAAGGATGGTAATCATATTTACGGAGTTATCAAAGGCAGTACACTCAATCATGGAGGGAAGACCAATGGTTATAGCGTTCCTAATCCGCAGGCTCAGGCCAGTATGATTAGCAGGGCAATGACAGACGCTAATGTAAATGCGCGTCAGATCAGTTATATTGAAGCTCATGGTACTGGTACCAAGTTAGGAGACCCAATCGAAATTGCTGCTTTGAGCCAGGCATTTCAGAAACAGACGAATGATACAGGTTTTTGTTTGATAGGGTCAGCAAAGTCAAATATTGGTCATTGTGAATCCGCTGCTGGTATTGCAGGGCTAACTAAAGTCCTATTGCAAATGAAGCATAAACAAATAGTCCCTTCATTGCATTCCAAAGTCCTGAATCCATATATAGATTTTGCAAAAACACCTTTTATAGTTAATCAGAAATTAAAAAACTGGGAGCAACCTGTGATAGATGGTAAGCTGCAACCAAGAATTGCAGGTTTATCATCTTTTGGAGCAGGAGGATCGAATGCTCACCTTATTATTGAAGAATATGTACCTACAGCTGAAATAGTACATCAACAAATGGCAGAAGTCCTCATTCTTCTTTCAGCGAGAACTGAGGAACAGTTAAAACAAAAGATCAAAGATCTGTTGAAATTTATTATCTCGAAAGAAAATTCAGCAAATCAAATTGACCTTGTTGCTCTGGCATATACGCTGCAGATTGGAAGGGAAGCTATGGTGGAAAGGGTAGGTTTTATTGTCAACTCGATCGAGAAGCTGGCGGAAAAGCTTACAGCTTGCGTAAATGGTGTTCCTGAAATTGATGGCTTCTATCATGGACAAGCTAATCACAAGAAAGGACCTATTGCCTTACTAAGTGAGGATCCTGACTTTCAGGAAACGATAGATAAATGGGTCGCACATAAGAAACTAGCTAAATTGCTTGACTTATGGGTGAATGGTCTGGACTTGGACTGGAGTAAACTTTATAATGAAGTAAAACCACAGTTCATTAGCCTCCCTGTATATCCTTTTGCTAGAGAAAGATATTGGGTTGATTTATTGAATAATGGAAAAAAATCTTCAACAGTAAATAAGTCATCAGTTCTTCATCCTTTGGTTCATACAAACACTTCTGATTTGAGCCAGGTGAGCTTTAGTTCTGCTTTTACAGGTGAGGAGTTTTTCATAGCAGATCATCAAATGAATACCGATGATGGCTCTAAACAAAAGGTTCTGTCAGCTGCGGTATATCTGGAAATGATTCGAACAGCAGTAGAACAAGCATCACCTAATAATCAACAATCTTCTGTTTTGGAACTAAGTAATTTGATTTGGGGACAACCTTTTATTGCTAATGAGAATAAGAAAGTTACAGTGGCTTTGTTTGGAGATGAAAAAGGACAGGTTAGTTATGATGTCTTCAGCCATGAAAATGATCAGGAGGTTGTTCATTGCCAGGGAGAGGCTGTTTATTACCAAGAACAGGCCCCTGCCAGAATTGATATAATGAACCTTGTTCAGAATAGGGGATTTTCCAGATTAGAACCTGCGGGCCTTTATACATTCTTTTCTTCACTAGGCCTTCATTATGGCGCTGCATATCAAGGGATATCTTCTGTCTATAAGGGGGATAAACAACTTCTTGCACATCTGTCTTTACCGGCCTCGGTTGAAAAAAACCAGAAAGATTTTGTTTTGAATCCTAGCATAATGGAAGGTGTTTTGCAAGTATCTATTTGTTTAATTGCTGATTTTCAACAGCAGTTGAGATTCCCTCTTTTGCCATTTTCTCTAGATGCATTATGCATAACAACAGCTTGTAAGAATGAGATGTATGCTTGGGTACGTTATAATGAAGGTAACAATCCGAATGATCAGATCATCAAGTTAGATGTTGACCTCTGCGATAAACATGGTAATGTATGTGTTCAGATGAAGGGATTGTCTTTACAACAAATTAAGATTAGTGCTCCCCTGAAAGTCAATAAAGAAGTTGTTTTACCAGTAAACGTTAGTAGTTCTTCAGAAAGAGTAAAAAGTAAGCCACAGGCAATACAATTGAATGGCTCGGATGAAATAAATACGATCACATTAAAGTCTATTGTTGAAAAGCCTCAGGAAATAAAGTTAATAGATTCTCTACAAGTAAATGACAATATTGCTGATGCTTTCCTTTCCAAGCCACAAGGAATACAATTAAATAATTCTCTTGGAGCGAATAACCTCGAAGACAGTATTTCAGGCAACTCAAAATTATCACCAATTGAATTGACATTGCAACCCTTAGCTCCCTCAAAAAGAAGTGATACGGAATATACAAAAGATCAAATTCAGGAAATATTAATTTCAAGTCTGGCTGAAGCACTTTATTTAAAGCCTTCAGAAATTGATGTAGATAAATCCTTTATAGATCTTGGTCTTGATTCAATAGTAGGAGTAGAATGGATAAAGTTTATTAATAAAACTCTTGGTTTGGAAATATCTTCTACAAAGATCTATGATTATGCAACCATTAAGGAATTAGCATTATTCCTTTCTAAAGAATTAGAAAATGTACAGACTCCTGAGCAAGCAGAAGTGCTGTTACCTTTAGTGGCTGAACCTCAAAGTGAATATGTTCTTGAGGGTGTTGAGAATCTTTCACCGGGGAATGTTTCTTTGGAACAACTCACTCCGATAAATGAGCAAGGCTTAGTTTATAATAAAGAGCATATTCAGCATGTATTAATTGCAAGTTTAGCGGAAGCACTTTATTTGAAGCCCTCAGAAATAGATATCGACAAATCGTTTATTGATATGGGACTTGATTCTATAGTTGGAGTAGAATGGGTTAAGTTTATCAACAAAAAGCTTGGCCTGGATATATCCTCTACTAGGATATATGATTATGCAACTATTAAAGAGCTTGCAATATTTTTAACAAAAGAATTGAAAAGCGTTTCGGTTTCTACTCTTTCTGAAATGTAA